The proteins below are encoded in one region of Sulfolobus sp. A20:
- a CDS encoding phosphomevalonate kinase — protein sequence MIKATSPGKILWIGSYSVVFGGISHVFAINKRVKCSIKGSNSDELIFHTSYGEFKNRGNELINSVIDTFKERLGVELKGYEVELYNDNEFIIDGKKTGLGSSSASTVALTACFYYMINNKIDLMEIHKLAQIANYKRQKGIGSGFDIASAVFGSIVYKRFNDLEKMDFYYEKLRLKGNYDMILGFTGRSSETVGLVKKFVEKSKDEDFKELMKLIDEENMMAIKLIKLDKVDEAVEHVRLARNYLNYLARNVIRVNLVSEEEERLIRIAENNGALLALSPGAGGGDSIFALGENLHKVREEWRQRGLKIIDVKEDDGLRIDELS from the coding sequence GTGATTAAAGCAACATCACCGGGCAAAATACTTTGGATAGGAAGTTATAGTGTAGTATTTGGAGGAATTTCCCACGTATTCGCTATAAATAAGAGGGTAAAGTGCAGTATAAAAGGGAGTAATTCAGATGAGTTAATCTTTCACACCTCATATGGAGAATTTAAGAACAGAGGTAATGAGTTAATAAATTCCGTTATAGATACGTTTAAGGAAAGACTCGGAGTGGAATTAAAGGGATATGAGGTAGAGTTATATAATGATAATGAGTTCATAATTGACGGAAAAAAGACCGGCTTAGGTAGTTCATCAGCCTCAACAGTGGCATTAACTGCATGTTTTTACTACATGATAAACAATAAGATAGATTTAATGGAAATTCACAAGCTAGCTCAAATAGCTAATTATAAGAGACAGAAGGGAATAGGTAGTGGTTTTGACATAGCATCAGCGGTATTTGGAAGCATAGTTTACAAACGTTTTAATGATTTGGAAAAAATGGACTTTTATTACGAGAAATTAAGATTGAAGGGAAACTATGATATGATTTTAGGATTCACTGGTAGGAGTTCTGAGACTGTAGGGTTAGTTAAAAAATTCGTTGAGAAAAGTAAAGATGAGGACTTTAAGGAGTTGATGAAACTAATAGATGAAGAAAACATGATGGCAATAAAACTCATAAAGTTAGATAAAGTAGATGAGGCTGTAGAACACGTGAGGTTAGCTAGGAATTATTTGAACTATTTAGCTAGGAACGTGATTAGGGTTAACTTAGTTAGCGAGGAGGAAGAGAGGCTTATCAGAATCGCTGAGAACAACGGTGCTTTACTAGCATTATCGCCGGGGGCTGGAGGTGGCGATTCAATATTCGCTTTAGGTGAAAATTTACATAAAGTCAGAGAGGAGTGGAGACAAAGGGGTTTAAAAATAATAGATGTAAAGGAAGATGATGGATTAAGAATCGACGAATTGTCATGA
- a CDS encoding AbrB/MazE/SpoVT family DNA-binding domain-containing protein, translated as MVKILRVGKKFAIYLPKELVEETKIKEGDLLMVIKEGDKISLIPLKKPTKYWAEIDADEAEEVGEEITKSLGINS; from the coding sequence ATGGTTAAGATTCTAAGAGTAGGGAAAAAGTTCGCTATATACTTGCCTAAGGAACTTGTTGAAGAAACGAAAATTAAAGAGGGAGACTTGTTGATGGTCATTAAGGAAGGAGATAAGATTTCGCTTATTCCTCTTAAAAAGCCGACAAAATATTGGGCAGAAATAGACGCTGATGAGGCTGAAGAGGTTGGAGAAGAGATTACTAAATCACTCGGAATTAATAGTTGA
- a CDS encoding hydantoinase/oxoprolinase family protein, producing the protein MKCKIAVDIGGTFTDFIILRENGGVSTLKVLTNPKNPGEVIKNAVSSLDCEVDEVIHATTLATNTLLGQENLSIPKTALLITKGFRDIIEIGRQNRPRLYDLYFEKPKQIVERDLRIEVDERVNANGNIIKSVNAEEISKISKELSEKGVISIAVSYLHSYLNPQNELITKQVLKDRFKYISISYEIAPEPREYERTSTTVINAALMPIVSSYLENLEHSLPTKNFYIMSSSGGIIDVEEASKKPVQLIESGPAAGVIASANFLPNDSLISFDMGGTTAKAGVIINGAYEITSEYEVGGEVHHGRVVKGSGYPIRFPFIDLAEVSAGGGTIIWRDEANALKVGPISAGADPGPICYNKGGNKPTITDANLVLGKLGDELIGGNLRLNKEKALQGLSKLGDPFEVSRNALELINLEMARAIRLVTVERGLDPTSFSLIAFGGAGPQHALYLADEIGIKKVVVPPYPGLFSALGLLLADWRFEIRKSFPKDLEKEYKELEKKLLERLKQVDYFIRYADIRYKGQGWELTVQLPSEVNEEIVRKTFEEKHLSTYGFIMKDREIEVVTIRVFAVRKRLIPKISSKFGSDDKPVGRRKVMMEDDWIDADVFVREKLPKGLRIKGPAIIEEYSSTTVIKPEWNAIIDDSIILVRE; encoded by the coding sequence ATGAAATGTAAAATAGCTGTCGATATAGGTGGTACTTTTACCGATTTTATTATCCTTAGAGAGAACGGAGGAGTAAGCACTCTTAAGGTCTTAACGAATCCCAAAAATCCCGGTGAAGTCATAAAAAACGCCGTGAGTAGTTTAGATTGTGAGGTTGATGAGGTAATACACGCAACAACGCTAGCTACTAATACGTTGCTTGGACAAGAAAATCTAAGCATACCTAAGACTGCTCTTCTCATTACCAAGGGATTTAGAGATATAATAGAGATAGGTAGGCAAAACAGACCTAGATTGTATGACTTATACTTCGAAAAGCCTAAACAAATTGTAGAAAGAGATCTGAGAATAGAGGTTGACGAAAGAGTTAATGCCAATGGGAATATAATAAAAAGTGTAAATGCTGAAGAAATATCTAAGATATCCAAGGAGTTAAGTGAAAAGGGTGTAATATCCATAGCAGTGAGCTATCTTCATTCTTACCTTAATCCACAAAACGAGCTTATAACTAAACAGGTCTTAAAGGATCGTTTTAAGTATATATCAATATCCTATGAGATAGCCCCAGAGCCTAGAGAATATGAAAGAACGTCAACTACCGTGATTAATGCAGCGCTAATGCCTATCGTTAGTTCTTACCTAGAGAATTTAGAACACTCTTTGCCCACTAAAAACTTTTACATAATGTCAAGTTCGGGCGGTATTATAGATGTAGAAGAGGCGTCAAAGAAACCCGTACAATTGATAGAATCTGGTCCGGCAGCGGGAGTTATTGCTTCAGCCAACTTCTTACCAAATGATAGTTTGATAAGCTTCGATATGGGAGGAACTACCGCTAAGGCTGGAGTTATAATAAATGGTGCTTATGAGATAACGTCTGAATATGAAGTTGGTGGAGAGGTTCATCACGGAAGAGTGGTTAAGGGAAGTGGATATCCCATCAGATTCCCATTCATAGATCTAGCAGAAGTGTCGGCAGGAGGAGGTACAATAATTTGGAGAGATGAAGCTAACGCTTTAAAGGTAGGTCCAATTAGTGCTGGTGCCGATCCAGGTCCTATTTGTTATAATAAGGGAGGAAATAAACCAACGATAACTGATGCCAATTTGGTCTTAGGTAAGTTAGGGGATGAGTTAATAGGTGGTAATCTAAGACTAAATAAAGAAAAGGCTTTACAAGGTTTATCAAAGTTAGGTGATCCTTTTGAGGTAAGTAGAAATGCCCTAGAACTAATAAACTTGGAGATGGCTAGGGCTATAAGGCTTGTCACTGTGGAGCGAGGTCTAGATCCTACATCTTTTAGCCTGATAGCTTTTGGCGGTGCTGGTCCGCAACACGCACTATACCTCGCTGATGAAATTGGTATTAAAAAAGTAGTAGTACCACCTTACCCAGGTCTCTTCAGTGCTTTAGGTCTTTTACTTGCAGATTGGAGATTTGAGATTAGAAAGTCATTTCCTAAAGACCTAGAAAAGGAGTATAAGGAGTTGGAGAAGAAGTTGTTAGAGAGACTTAAACAAGTCGATTATTTCATAAGATACGCCGATATTAGATACAAGGGTCAAGGGTGGGAGTTAACAGTACAATTGCCAAGTGAAGTTAACGAGGAAATAGTGAGGAAAACATTTGAGGAGAAACATTTATCGACTTATGGATTCATTATGAAGGATAGAGAGATTGAGGTGGTTACTATTAGAGTTTTTGCTGTAAGGAAAAGGCTTATTCCTAAGATATCTTCAAAATTCGGGAGTGATGATAAACCAGTAGGACGTAGGAAAGTGATGATGGAAGATGATTGGATAGATGCTGATGTTTTTGTCAGAGAGAAGTTACCTAAGGGACTAAGGATTAAGGGACCTGCAATAATTGAAGAATATAGTTCAACTACAGTAATTAAGCCGGAGTGGAATGCAATAATAGATGATTCGATAATACTGGTGAGAGAATGA
- a CDS encoding MFS transporter → MGGKEISTTQVIKVAAGTSLGTTIEWYDFFLYGYAASLIFPKLFFPPFYSPITALLISLSTYAVGFVARPIGAMIFGHIGDKLGRRTGLLWDLVLMGIGTGVIGFLPSYAVLGFGSLIIATIARILQGIGVGGEWGGATTWLTEYAAKSKWRAFWGSWVQQGVPIGLLWASGMLGLFASFPDSSPLSLYNYGWRLAFWIGAIAAIVGIIIRLILLESPLFESILEKGEVSKVPSIEVWRKYWSKILLLAASWAAQNAGFYLYSVYSVDFLVGLHFSRNLALLSVTISSLIGIFITIAFSIYADKIGRRIGMITAFGFGFIFSFPYVLLLLKLNFLLILLAQLLMVIAVLGSYAIIPAFFAENFPTKYRYSGTGLSYHMAAPFAGGLAPLVVAALIGENYANNWYFFGLIFAIYFAISLASLAVLKETKGKELE, encoded by the coding sequence ATGGGAGGGAAAGAAATCAGTACAACTCAAGTGATCAAAGTAGCAGCTGGAACGTCGTTAGGAACTACAATAGAGTGGTATGATTTCTTCTTATATGGTTACGCTGCCTCTTTAATATTCCCGAAACTTTTCTTTCCTCCTTTCTACTCTCCTATAACGGCTTTACTAATCTCTTTATCAACTTATGCAGTAGGTTTTGTTGCCAGACCTATAGGAGCCATGATTTTTGGACATATAGGTGACAAACTGGGAAGGAGAACTGGTTTATTATGGGATCTAGTACTAATGGGAATAGGAACGGGAGTTATAGGATTTCTCCCAAGTTATGCAGTGCTTGGATTCGGATCATTAATTATAGCAACCATTGCTAGGATACTTCAAGGAATAGGTGTAGGAGGTGAATGGGGCGGTGCTACAACATGGTTAACAGAATATGCCGCTAAATCGAAGTGGAGAGCTTTTTGGGGAAGTTGGGTACAACAAGGAGTTCCGATAGGACTGTTATGGGCTTCAGGGATGTTAGGTTTGTTCGCCTCATTCCCTGATAGTTCACCTTTAAGTCTCTATAACTATGGGTGGAGGTTAGCATTCTGGATAGGGGCAATTGCCGCAATAGTAGGTATTATAATAAGATTAATATTGCTCGAAAGTCCTCTCTTTGAATCCATTTTAGAAAAAGGAGAGGTTTCGAAAGTGCCCTCCATTGAGGTTTGGAGAAAGTATTGGAGTAAGATTCTGTTGTTAGCTGCTTCTTGGGCTGCACAAAACGCAGGATTCTATTTATATTCAGTTTATTCTGTTGACTTCTTAGTCGGGCTACATTTCTCAAGGAACCTGGCACTTTTATCAGTTACAATATCTTCACTAATTGGAATATTTATAACAATAGCGTTTTCCATATATGCCGATAAAATAGGAAGAAGAATTGGAATGATAACAGCATTTGGCTTTGGATTTATATTCAGTTTCCCTTACGTTTTACTATTGTTAAAGTTGAATTTCTTACTAATACTGTTAGCTCAGTTATTGATGGTTATAGCAGTTTTAGGATCCTATGCGATAATACCTGCATTCTTCGCTGAGAATTTCCCTACCAAATATAGGTACTCTGGCACAGGTTTAAGCTATCACATGGCAGCTCCTTTCGCCGGTGGATTAGCTCCGCTAGTTGTTGCTGCTCTAATAGGAGAGAATTATGCTAATAATTGGTATTTCTTCGGATTAATCTTCGCTATATACTTTGCAATATCTTTAGCATCTCTAGCAGTGTTAAAGGAGACCAAGGGAAAGGAACTAGAGTGA
- a CDS encoding PIN domain-containing protein, giving the protein MEKRLLNHSELIVDTSFLLPFVGIKVKGIDERLLEGKRIYYPSLMLTELIAVIMKEVRKLKLKKIPEEAIKGLFYINSTVNFITLEDLNLVYEIISEGWNDIFDAILYSSYASTKIPLITLDKMFYDFLNKKGFNVSEIILL; this is encoded by the coding sequence TTGGAGAAGAGATTACTAAATCACTCGGAATTAATAGTTGACACTTCTTTTCTACTCCCTTTTGTAGGTATTAAAGTTAAAGGGATAGATGAAAGATTACTGGAAGGAAAGAGGATTTATTACCCTTCCCTAATGTTAACAGAACTTATTGCAGTTATAATGAAAGAGGTGAGAAAACTCAAGTTAAAGAAAATACCGGAAGAAGCAATTAAAGGATTATTCTACATAAATAGCACTGTTAACTTCATCACCTTGGAAGACTTAAACTTAGTGTATGAAATCATAAGTGAGGGTTGGAACGATATATTCGATGCTATATTATATTCCTCATATGCTTCTACCAAAATACCATTGATAACTCTAGACAAGATGTTCTACGATTTTCTCAATAAGAAAGGTTTTAACGTTAGTGAAATCATACTTCTCTAA